A region from the Triticum aestivum cultivar Chinese Spring chromosome 3D, IWGSC CS RefSeq v2.1, whole genome shotgun sequence genome encodes:
- the LOC123074803 gene encoding protein STRICTOSIDINE SYNTHASE-LIKE 10: protein MGCCMSRFVKATIAVVLLVMIFTSGAMAATSLDATRIQQLPLADGLLQGPESVAFDAQGHGPYSGVSDGRILRWDGDKIGWTTYAYGPGYDEDMCTASIFRSATSTESQCGRPLGLQFHHKSGDLYVADAYRGLMRIGPGGGEATVLVNAIDDKPLRFTNGVDIDQVTGQIYFTDSSMNYDRTHHELVTRSGDSTGRLMRYDPRTGDVAVLQTRLAYANGVAISTDRTHLIVASTGPCKLLRHWIKGSKAGTSEPFADLPGYPDNVRPDRRGGYWVALHGEKNELPSRPNSHLLAVRIGADGKILEEMRGPKRVKPAEVMERDNGKLYIGSIDLPYVGIVTRKQGG from the coding sequence ATGGGCTGCTGCATGAGCCGGTTCGTCAAGGCGACGATCGCAGTCGTCTTGCTCGTCATGATCTTCACGTCCGGCGCAATGGCGGCCACCAGCTTGGACGCCACCCGGATCCAGCAGCTGCCGTTGGCGGACGGACTTCTCCAAGGGCCAGAGAGTGTCGCCTTCGACGCCCAAGGGCACGGCCCATATAGCGGCGTCTCTGACGGCCGCATTCTCAGGTGGGACGGGGACAAGATAGGCTGGACCACTTACGCATATGGCCCTGGCTATGACGAAGATATGTGCACGGCTTCGATATTCCGCTCAGCAACTTCCACGGAGAGTCAGTGTGGCCGGCCGCTCGGTTTACAGTTTCACCACAAGTCTGGGGATCTATACGTGGCTGACGCCTACAGGGGACTCATGCGGATTGGTCCTGGTGGCGGGGAAGCCACGGTATTGGTCAATGCGATTGATGATAAACCTCTCCGCTTCACCAACGGGGTTGACATCGACCAGGTCACCGGTCAAATCTACTTCACTGATAGTTCTATGAACTATGACAGGACGCATCATGAACTAGTCACAAGATCAGGGGATTCAACAGGGCGTCTCATGAGGTACGACCCACGTACCGGTGACGTCGCGGTCCTCCAAACACGCCTGGCGTATGCAAACGGCGTCGCTATCAGCACCGACCGTACGCATCTAATCGTCGCATCTACCGGACCGTGCAAACTGCTGAGGCACTGGATCAAAGGGAGCAAGGCGGGGACGTCTGAGCCATTTGCCGATCTCCCCGGCTACCCCGATAACGTGAGGCCTGACAGAAGGGGAGGTTACTGGGTGGCGTTACATGGGGAGAAGAATGAATTGCCCTCTCGCCCCAATAGCCATTTGCTCGCTGTGAGGATCGGAGCTGATGGCAAGATACTTGAAGAGATGAGGGGGCCCAAGCGCGTCAAACCCGCTGAGGTGATGGAAAGAGACAACGGAAAATTGTACATAGGCTCTATTGACTTGCCGTATGTCGGCATAGTTACACGCAAGCAGGGAGGCTAA